In the bacterium HR11 genome, AGGGTCCGGGAACCACGTGACGATGGCGTCCAGCAGGTTCGCAAAACCGATATTCAGCTCGGCCGAGACGCAAAAGACGGGGGCGATCACGCCCTGGGCAAAAGCCGTCCGGAGGCCCCGGAGAAAGTCCTCCGGATTCAGGTCGCCCGCCTCAAAGTATTGGTTCATCAAATCTTCGTCGTTCTCGGCGACGAGCTCGATGAGCTTTTCCCGCCACGAATCGACGGTCTCTTGGAGGTCCTCCGGGACCGGACGGGTCTGGGGTCGGCCCGGCCCACGGGCTTCATAGACGTAAGCCGTCCGGGCGATGAGGTCGACCACGCCCCGAAAGTCGGCCTCCTGACCGATGGGGACCTGGACGGGCACGACCTCCCGGCCGAAGACCTTCTGCGTCAGCTCCAGGGCCCGTACGAAGTCGGCCCGCTCCCGGTCCATCTTGTTCAGGACGACGGCCCGGGGCACGCCGAAGCTCCGGGCGAACTCCCAGACCTTCTCGGTGATGACTTCCGGCCCGACGGTGGCGTCCACGACGACGAGGGCGGCGTCGGCGACGTGCAAGGCCCCCTTGGCCTCGAAGATGAAGGGGCCGTAGCCCGGCGTGTCCAGGAGGTTGACCTTCGTCTTCTTCCATTCGAGGTAGGCCAGGGCCGTGTAAAAGCTCCGCCGGTGCTCGATCTCTTCCTCCGTGAAGTCGGTGACGGCGTGGCCCTCATCGACGCGTCCCAGCCGTTCCGTCGCCCCGGCCGTGTACAAGAGACAGCTCACGACGGAGGTCTTCCCCGTCGCCCCATGACCGACGACGGCGACGTTGCGGATACGGTCGGTCGTGTACCCACTCATGGCCTGCCTCCAGGAGGGATAGAGGCGCCCGACGTCCGTGGCCACCCCGCCTCAACTTCATTATAGAAAGAAACGCCCCCCGGACCAACGCCCACGGTCGGGACGACCCGCCGGTCCCCTTCTCCTCAGGCGCCCCCGGCCTCCGGGCGGCGGAGGACGACGACGAGGGCGTCGTCGGCCAGCTCTGGACCGCCCTGCCAGGCTTGCAGGTCGGCTAAGATGCCGGTCAGGACTTCCTGGGCCGTGCGGGCCCGGCCGGCCACGTCCCGGACGCATCGGGCCAGCCGGTCCCGGCCGTATTCTTGGCCCGACGGGTCGGTCGCCTCCACCAGGCCGTCCGTGTACAAGACCAAAAGGGCCGACGGCGGCCACTCGACTTCTCGGACGGTCCAGTCGCTCTCCGGTAAGGCCCCCAACACGGGTCCCGTCGAGTCCAGCCACAGGACCCGGTCTCCGGCGACGTACAGGCCCGGCGGGTGACCGGCCCCCAGGTACGCGATCCGGTCGGCCCCGTCGGGCAACAGGACGTAGAAGAGGGTCACGTACTGATTCGGGTCCGTATGGGCGACCAGAAGCCGGTGAATCCGCCGAAACATCGGGACGATGTCGTCCGGCCGCCGGAGGGCCTCGTGGGCCGAGTGGAGCAGGGCGTGGAGGTACGCCACCAGGAGACTCGCCGGGAGACCCTTCCCGGCCACGTCGGCGACGACCACGCCGAGAGCGTCCGACCCGACCAGAAAGTCGTAGTAGTCGCCCGACAGCCGCCGGGCCGGCGTCAGATGGACGGCGATGTCCAGACCGGGCCGGGTCGGGACGGCCGCCGGGAAGAGGCGACGCTGGACGGTCCGGGCGACCTCGACCTCCCGGTCCAGGCGGTCCTTGGAGAGCTTCTCTTCCATGAGGAACGCCAGGGCCTGGCTGGTCTGCTCGACCTGCCGGGCGAGCTGGCCGAGCTGGTCCGCCCGATAGAAGGGCACGCGCACGGGAAACCGGCCGGCGGCGACTTGCCGCATGGCGTCCTCGACCTGGCGGACGGCTCGGCCGATGCGGCGGGCGGTCCAGTAACCGCTGGCGAGGAACCCGGCGGTGACGAGGCCCGTCAGGACCAGGAGGGTCAAGAAAGATACCAATAAAATTTTAATTAAAATGTTAGTCACGACGTCCGACGTGTGGAGGGCCGCCCGTATCCAACCCAGAGCGGCCACCTCGACCGCCACCCCCGTCAGGGTCACCGGCTGGCCCCGGGCCAGCGCCGCTTCCACATCCGCCCGAGAGGGGAGCCAAAAATAGGGCGCACCGATACGCAACACGGGGCCCCCCGGCGACGATGACGGCGCATAAACAGGATGCGACTCCCAGGCCAGGCCGAGAAGAAAATCGGGGTTGGACCAGTCGGTTCGACGCCCGGGGGCCGTCGGGTCGAGTCGGGCCCGTAAGAAGTCGACCCGTTGGAGGGGAATACCCAACTGTTCGATGGCCGTCGTCCACATCGCCGGCGTGAGGGCGCCCCATCGGAGTCGGCGGTCGTCGGTCTCGACGCCTACCAGGAGGGTTTCCGATGGAAGCGGCGTCCCGGGACAGCGTTCCCGCCATCGGCGGAAGGCCGTCGGCTCGACCCACCACCGGCCGGGTCGGGTCCAGTAAGCGTCTGGGTCGGCCGCCGGAGGCAGACGACAAGTCCCGCAACGAATCGTATCCGGTGTCTCGACGGTGCAGGTCTCTCCGGCCTGGAGGGCCGCCTGAAGCCACCGTTCCGGATACAGGCGGAGGGTCTGGAGGGTCAAAATCGTCAAGACCAAGAGGGCCAGCACGAGGCCCATCAGGACGCTCAGGACCAGGGGGATCAGGGCGCTTCGGACGAAGGCGCTCCGGAGCTGGCGGTGGATCCACCACAGGCGCCGTCGTCGCCACCGCAGGTAGGCCACCGTCAAGACCAGCAGAACGCCTAAAACGAGGACCGTGCCCAAGAGACGTATCATCAATTGTGACTCCGTCCATCCGTCCCTTTGTGTCCTGCATCCATCACGTGAAGTCCCTTCGCTGGAAGAGGAGGACGGCCAGCAGGAGCATGAGGGCCGTGTACAGACCCGCCGCCACCGTGATGCTCAGGAGGTAGCCCGGCGGGAGGGCCACGCCGTGGACGGCGTAGGCGTCCAGGTTCATGCGGTCCAGGTTCGGGATGCAGTAGTACAGGGCTTCAATCAGACGGGCCAGGGCGGGGCTCTTCTTTTGAACGACGTCGGCCAGGGCGAGCAGGCTCCGACTCCCCCGGCCGATGACCCACACGCTGAGCGTGAACAGGCCGCTCAGGATGGGCGTCGTCCACGTCGAGAACATCGTGGCCACGGCCGTCACGACGAGGACCTCCAGGAGCGTCCCGTAGAGGGCGACGAGTAAGCGGGGGTTCCACCGCCCGAGGAGTCCCAGGTAGACCATCAGAAGGGCCGTCATCACGACGTGAATGACCAGGAGCGTCAGGACGAGGCCAAGATACTTCCCCAGGAGGAAGCGCTCCCGGGTGATGGGCTTCGTCAAGATGAGGTACAGCGTGCGCTTGTCGATCTCCTTATAGACCAGCTCGATACCTACAAAGACGGCGATCAGGATGTCCAGAAAGGTGACGACCGTCAGGCCCAGGTCCTGCATGACCTTCATCTCATCGCCGACGGTCAGGAGGCCGGCGATGCGGGACAGCAGGACGATGACGACGCCGAAGAATAACAGGAGGTACAGGACCCGATTCCGAACGGCTTCCCGAAACGTGACGACCACGACCGGACCCATAGTCCCCCTCGAAATTAGGTCGCAAACCCGATGTGCGCGTTTCGGGTTTGCAAGATGCGGGTGACTTTCGAGTGCCCGATGGCCGGATGGCCGAACTCCCGAACTGCCGAGTCCCGAGCCTATTTTCCCTGCACCAACGTCATGAAGAGGTCTTCCAGGCTCCGCTTCTGGGGCGTGACGGCGACGACCCGCCATCCGTTCGTGTGGGCGACGTCCATGACGGCTGACAGGTCGGCCGGCTGGGTCCACAGGTAGACTTGCCGGTCCTGCCGGGACAAGACCTGGGCCGGCCCCAGGTGAGCCGTCTCGGGGACGCCCTCCAGCGTGACCTCGTAGCCCTCGATGCTGGACCCGACGAGTTCCCCGACGGCGCCCTCGGCGATGATCCGGCCCTGGAAGATGACGCCAACCCGGTCGCACAGGACCTCGGCGTCGTGCAGGATGTGGGAGCTGAAGAAGATCGTCTTCTGGCCCCGCAGGGACCGCAGGAGCTCCCGCATCTCCCATCGGCCGATAGGGTCCAGGCCCGACATGGGCTCGTCCAGGATCAAGACCTCCGGGTCGCCGATGAGGGCCTGGGCGAGGCCGATGCGCTGGAGCATCCCGCGGGAGAGCTGGCGGATCCGCTTCTTGGCGTGTTCGGTCATCTTGACCCGTTCGAGGTACGCCTCGATCCGGCGGCGTCGCTCGGCCTTGGGGATTCCATACAGCGAGGCGTGGAAGTCCAGGAACTCCCAGACCGTCAGGTAGTCGTAGAAGTAGGGATTTTCAGGCATAAAGCCGATCCGCCGGCGGACGGCGGGGTCGGCCGGCGAACCGCCCAGGACCGTGAGGCGGCCTCGGTCCGGTCGGATCAGGCCGACGAGGGCCTTGATGGTCGTCGTCTTCCCGGCTCCGTTGGGTCCCAGAAAGCCGTAAATTTCCCCCCGCCGGACCGTGAGCGTCACGTCCCGGACGGCCGGGACCCGCCGCAGGAAAAACCCCATCCGGTAGCTCTTCGAGAAGTGCTCGATGACGATCGCCTCGCCGTTCGGGGCCGCCGATGCCATCACAAGTCCTCCAGGCGGACGACGTCCCGAAACTCTAAGTAGCGTCGCCAGACCTCGGGCCACGTCAGGGCCGTCAGGCGGCGGACCGAAAAGTCCTCGACCGTGAACGAGGCCACGACGTTGCCCAAGACGAGGGCCTTCCGGATGCGAGTCGGCTCCCGGAGCAAGGCGCCCAGGAAGCCGCCGGCAAACGAATCGCCGGCCCCCGTCGTGTCGACGACGTCCTCCAGGGGATAGGCCGGAATCGCAAAGACGCTGTCGTCTCGAAAGAGGAGCGCTCCGTAGCCGCCCCGCTTGATGATCAAGTCGAAGGTGCCCCACCGCCGGATGGCCTGGGCGGCCTTCACGACGTTGTGTTCCCCGGCCAGCAGACGGGCCTCGCCCTCGTTGATCAGGACGCAGTCGACCCGTTCCAAGACCCGGAGGAGCGCCGGCCGGGTGTGCTCGATCCAGAAGTCCCGGGTATCACAGGCCACGAGGCGGGGCCGTCGATCCAATTGGTCCAGGACCCGAAGCTGAAGCTCGGGGTCGATGGCGGCCAGGAACAGGACCTCCGGGGTTCGGTAAGCCGGCGGGAGGACGGGGTCGAACTGCGTCAGGACGTTGAGCCGGGTCTCCAGCGTGTGGGCCTCGTCCAGGGCCCCGTGGTACTCGCCGACCCACCGGAAGGACTCGCCTGGATAGGTCTGGAGGCCGGCGACGTCCACGCCGCGTTCGACCAAGAGCTGTCGGTCCCCGTCCCGGAAGTCCTCGCCGACGGCGGCGACGAGGCCCACACGGGTAAACAGGGCGGCGGCCAGCGAGAAGTACGTCGCCGAGCCGCCCAGGGCCTCACGGACTTCGCCCATCGGGGTCCGAATCGTGTCGTAGGCGACCGTCCCGACGACGACCAACGGGATGGGGTCCATCGAGATACCTCCTTACGGCTCTTGGCCGCGAGTCCCGGCCTCGGGGCTCGGACGTCGGCTTCTGCCCGGCCCCCGATACCGGACCCGGGCTTCCTCAGGACTCGCCCCATTCTTCTGGCGACCCGACCAGGGCCTGGGCAAACTCCCGGGGCGAGAAGGGAACCAGGTCCGTCGCCCTTTCCCCGACGCCCAGGAAGCGTACGGGGACCCTCAGCTGATCGACGATGGAGAGGACGGCCCCGCCCTTGGCCGTCCCGTCCAGCTTCGTCAGGATGAGGCCCGTCAGGGGCGTGACCTCCCGGAAGACGCGGGCCTGCTGGAGGGCATTTTGACCCATCGTGGCGTCCAGGACCAGGAACGTCTCGTGGGGCGCGCCTTCGACCTGCTGGCGGGCGATACGGGTCAACTTTTCGAGTTCCCGCATGAGATTCGCCTTCGTATGGAGGCGACCGGCCGTATCGACGAGGAGCACGTCGAGCTTCCGGGCCTTCAACGCCTGGAGGGCGTCAAACAGGACGGCACCCGGGTCGCCGCCGGCCTGATGGGCGATGAGGGGCACGCCGAGCCGCTCGGCCCAGATGGCCAACTGGTCGATGGCCGCCGCCCGGAAGGTGTCGGCGGCACAGAGGAGGACCGACCGGCCCTGGCTTTTCAGGAGGTATGCCATCTTGGCGATGGTCGTCGTCTTGCCCGTCCCGTTGACGCCGACGAAGAAGTACACGTGGGGACCGGGACCCGTCGGGGCCTCGACCGGCACGGTCAGCCGCTCCGTCAAGACGTCGACCAGGACCGGCAGGACCTGCAATGGCTCCCGGATGAGCGCCCGCTCGGCCCGCCGGCGGGTCTCCC is a window encoding:
- the rsbU_3 gene encoding Phosphoserine phosphatase RsbU — encoded protein: MIRLLGTVLVLGVLLVLTVAYLRWRRRRLWWIHRQLRSAFVRSALIPLVLSVLMGLVLALLVLTILTLQTLRLYPERWLQAALQAGETCTVETPDTIRCGTCRLPPAADPDAYWTRPGRWWVEPTAFRRWRERCPGTPLPSETLLVGVETDDRRLRWGALTPAMWTTAIEQLGIPLQRVDFLRARLDPTAPGRRTDWSNPDFLLGLAWESHPVYAPSSSPGGPVLRIGAPYFWLPSRADVEAALARGQPVTLTGVAVEVAALGWIRAALHTSDVVTNILIKILLVSFLTLLVLTGLVTAGFLASGYWTARRIGRAVRQVEDAMRQVAAGRFPVRVPFYRADQLGQLARQVEQTSQALAFLMEEKLSKDRLDREVEVARTVQRRLFPAAVPTRPGLDIAVHLTPARRLSGDYYDFLVGSDALGVVVADVAGKGLPASLLVAYLHALLHSAHEALRRPDDIVPMFRRIHRLLVAHTDPNQYVTLFYVLLPDGADRIAYLGAGHPPGLYVAGDRVLWLDSTGPVLGALPESDWTVREVEWPPSALLVLYTDGLVEATDPSGQEYGRDRLARCVRDVAGRARTAQEVLTGILADLQAWQGGPELADDALVVVLRRPEAGGA
- the yxlF_2 gene encoding putative ABC transporter ATP-binding protein YxlF gives rise to the protein MASAAPNGEAIVIEHFSKSYRMGFFLRRVPAVRDVTLTVRRGEIYGFLGPNGAGKTTTIKALVGLIRPDRGRLTVLGGSPADPAVRRRIGFMPENPYFYDYLTVWEFLDFHASLYGIPKAERRRRIEAYLERVKMTEHAKKRIRQLSRGMLQRIGLAQALIGDPEVLILDEPMSGLDPIGRWEMRELLRSLRGQKTIFFSSHILHDAEVLCDRVGVIFQGRIIAEGAVGELVGSSIEGYEVTLEGVPETAHLGPAQVLSRQDRQVYLWTQPADLSAVMDVAHTNGWRVVAVTPQKRSLEDLFMTLVQGK
- the ydjH gene encoding putative sugar kinase YdjH: MDPIPLVVVGTVAYDTIRTPMGEVREALGGSATYFSLAAALFTRVGLVAAVGEDFRDGDRQLLVERGVDVAGLQTYPGESFRWVGEYHGALDEAHTLETRLNVLTQFDPVLPPAYRTPEVLFLAAIDPELQLRVLDQLDRRPRLVACDTRDFWIEHTRPALLRVLERVDCVLINEGEARLLAGEHNVVKAAQAIRRWGTFDLIIKRGGYGALLFRDDSVFAIPAYPLEDVVDTTGAGDSFAGGFLGALLREPTRIRKALVLGNVVASFTVEDFSVRRLTALTWPEVWRRYLEFRDVVRLEDL
- the ftsY gene encoding Signal recognition particle receptor FtsY → MGILQRLRESLQRTQARLRDQLVLLFTGRLIDEAFWDQLIELLIVADVHYELAEAITRETRRRAERALIREPLQVLPVLVDVLTERLTVPVEAPTGPGPHVYFFVGVNGTGKTTTIAKMAYLLKSQGRSVLLCAADTFRAAAIDQLAIWAERLGVPLIAHQAGGDPGAVLFDALQALKARKLDVLLVDTAGRLHTKANLMRELEKLTRIARQQVEGAPHETFLVLDATMGQNALQQARVFREVTPLTGLILTKLDGTAKGGAVLSIVDQLRVPVRFLGVGERATDLVPFSPREFAQALVGSPEEWGES